One Mesorhizobium sp. L-2-11 genomic region harbors:
- the pth gene encoding aminoacyl-tRNA hydrolase, producing MLLFAGLGNPGAKYANHRHNVGFMAADAIARRHSFSPWSKKFQGLIAEGTLAGEKILLIKPQTFMNLSGQSVGEALRFYKLDASALSVFYDEIDLAAGKVRVKVGGGSGGHNGIRSLEQHVGKDFRRVRIGVGHPGVKAMVHGHVLGDFAKTDREWLDVLLDTIAEAAGLLAKGDDNSFMNRVTLALRDKLAPTGDDDRPPAKAPKAQSHVRPARPQQPAAKLPETGPMAAMLKKLFGGKE from the coding sequence ATGCTGCTGTTTGCAGGCCTCGGCAATCCGGGCGCGAAATACGCCAACCACCGGCACAATGTCGGCTTCATGGCGGCGGACGCAATCGCCCGCCGTCATTCCTTTTCGCCCTGGTCGAAAAAATTCCAGGGCCTGATCGCCGAAGGCACGCTTGCCGGCGAGAAAATCCTCCTGATCAAGCCGCAGACCTTCATGAATCTGTCCGGCCAGTCGGTCGGCGAAGCCCTGCGCTTTTACAAGCTCGACGCTTCGGCGCTGTCCGTCTTCTATGACGAGATCGACCTTGCCGCCGGCAAGGTGCGGGTCAAGGTCGGCGGCGGTTCCGGTGGCCACAACGGTATCCGCTCGCTCGAACAGCACGTCGGCAAGGATTTCCGCCGTGTGCGCATTGGCGTCGGCCACCCCGGCGTCAAGGCAATGGTGCATGGCCATGTGCTTGGCGATTTCGCCAAAACCGACCGCGAGTGGCTGGACGTGCTGCTCGATACCATCGCCGAGGCTGCCGGACTGCTTGCCAAGGGCGACGACAATTCCTTCATGAATCGCGTGACGCTGGCCTTGCGCGACAAGCTCGCGCCGACCGGCGACGACGACCGCCCGCCAGCCAAGGCGCCGAAAGCACAAAGCCACGTTCGCCCGGCGCGGCCGCAGCAGCCGGCGGCCAAGCTGCCCGAGACCGGGCCGATGGCCGCCATGCTGAAGAAGCTGTTTGGCGGCAAGGAATGA
- a CDS encoding cytochrome b — protein sequence MSEGHSTYTPKTGIGRWVDARMPLPRLVYDSFVAYPVPRNLNYAWTFGGILALMLAAQMLTGIVLAMHYAADSSLAFDSVEKIMRDVNSGWLLRYLHSNGASFFFVAVYIHIFRGLYYGSYKAPRELLWILGCIIYLLMMATGFMGYVLPWGQMSFWGATVITGFFSAIPLVGEWIQQLLLGGFAVDNPTLNRFFSLHYLLPFMIAGVVVLHIWALHVVGQSNPTGIEVKSKTDTVAFTPYATIKDAFGMLVFLFVFAYFVFYLPNFLGHPDNYVVADPLKTPAHIVPEWYFLPFYAILRAITFNIGPINSKLGGVLAMFGSIAVLFLVPWLDTSKVRSAVYRPWYKLFFWLFVIDAVLLGWLGSQPAEGSYVFMAQMATLFYFAFFLVVLPVLGLIETPRRLPNSITEAVLEKNKGGGGGHPARATAAPETKG from the coding sequence ATGAGCGAGGGACACTCGACCTATACGCCCAAGACCGGCATCGGACGCTGGGTCGACGCCCGCATGCCGCTGCCGCGGCTGGTCTATGACAGTTTCGTCGCCTATCCGGTGCCGCGCAACCTCAATTATGCGTGGACCTTCGGCGGCATCCTGGCGCTCATGCTGGCGGCGCAGATGCTGACCGGCATCGTGCTGGCCATGCACTATGCGGCGGACAGCAGTCTCGCCTTCGATTCGGTCGAGAAGATCATGCGCGACGTGAATTCGGGCTGGCTGTTGCGTTATCTGCATTCGAACGGCGCGTCGTTCTTCTTCGTCGCCGTCTATATCCATATCTTCCGCGGCCTCTACTATGGTTCCTACAAGGCGCCGCGCGAGCTTCTGTGGATCCTCGGCTGCATCATCTACCTCTTGATGATGGCGACAGGCTTCATGGGCTATGTGCTGCCCTGGGGACAGATGTCGTTCTGGGGGGCGACCGTCATCACCGGCTTCTTCAGCGCCATTCCGCTGGTCGGCGAATGGATCCAGCAGCTTCTGCTCGGCGGCTTCGCTGTCGACAACCCGACGCTGAACCGCTTCTTTTCATTGCACTATCTGCTGCCGTTCATGATCGCCGGCGTCGTCGTGCTGCATATCTGGGCGCTGCATGTGGTCGGCCAGTCGAACCCGACCGGCATCGAGGTCAAATCGAAGACCGATACCGTCGCCTTCACCCCTTACGCGACCATCAAGGACGCGTTCGGGATGCTGGTGTTCCTGTTCGTCTTCGCCTATTTCGTCTTCTACCTGCCGAACTTTCTCGGTCATCCCGACAACTACGTCGTCGCCGACCCGCTGAAGACGCCGGCCCATATCGTGCCGGAATGGTACTTCCTGCCGTTCTACGCGATCCTGCGCGCCATCACCTTCAATATCGGGCCGATCAACTCCAAGCTCGGTGGCGTGCTGGCGATGTTCGGCTCCATCGCCGTGCTGTTCCTGGTGCCGTGGCTCGACACCTCGAAGGTGCGCTCGGCGGTCTACCGGCCCTGGTACAAGCTGTTCTTCTGGCTGTTCGTGATCGATGCCGTCCTGCTTGGCTGGCTGGGTTCGCAGCCGGCCGAAGGCAGCTACGTCTTCATGGCGCAGATGGCGACATTGTTCTACTTCGCCTTCTTCCTGGTCGTGCTGCCGGTGCTGGGCCTGATCGAGACCCCGCGGCGATTGCCGAATTCAATCACCGAGGCAGTTCTCGAGAAGAACAAGGGTGGCGGTGGCGGGCATCCGGCTCGCGCGACAGCCGCGCCGGAAACCAAGGGCTGA
- a CDS encoding MaoC family dehydratase, with product MTLDEFFCIGVTVTLGSHKFEPEAIKAFARKYDPQIFHLDEEAAKNSVFGGLCASGWHTAATWMKLNLATGVEVEGISWAGAGPAPEFGPSPGFKNLKWLKPVYAGETVTFTRTALAHRPIASRPGWRVLTLRSEAFDSTGDKVIEFESAVLVKVG from the coding sequence ATGACATTGGACGAGTTCTTCTGCATCGGCGTCACCGTCACCCTCGGTTCGCACAAATTCGAGCCAGAGGCGATCAAGGCATTCGCCAGGAAATACGATCCGCAGATTTTTCACCTCGACGAAGAGGCGGCGAAGAACAGCGTGTTCGGCGGCCTGTGCGCCTCCGGCTGGCACACGGCAGCAACCTGGATGAAGTTGAACCTTGCGACCGGCGTGGAGGTCGAGGGCATCAGCTGGGCCGGCGCCGGGCCCGCCCCCGAATTCGGCCCCTCGCCCGGCTTCAAGAACCTCAAATGGCTAAAACCCGTCTATGCCGGAGAAACCGTGACCTTCACCCGCACCGCGCTTGCCCACCGCCCCATCGCATCGCGGCCGGGCTGGCGAGTGCTGACGCTGCGCTCGGAGGCTTTCGATTCGACCGGCGACAAGGTCATCGAGTTCGAAAGCGCCGTGCTGGTGAAGGTGGGATGA
- a CDS encoding IS4 family transposase: MRFAPSIFGQLLEPIDRRQFQAIVDRHDGDAYDKSFRSWDHLVALIYAQFCGSSSLRGLEAGWNANSQHHYHLGSGPLMRSTLSDANRRRPVAIFAEAFGLVANLLDRQMRREGEAMLRLIDSTPIPLGKLCDWAKSNGRIRGMKVHVVYDPKTDCPRILDITDANVNDAQVGRQITIEAGATYVFDKGYCHYGWWTAIAEAGSIFVTRPKSNMRLALLRDRPIAEPQGDGFLVVEDSEVSLVSKAACKLPMRLRRLRVQRETGDTITLLTNDLERSAVEIGRLYKGRWHIELLFRWIKQHLKIRKFLGNNGNAIRLQLFAAMIAFALLRIVARTRRVTIPILRFTELVAQYLFGRRKLHTIDKPPPVNPSRPRDRASPNQMAFIYE; this comes from the coding sequence ATGCGCTTTGCACCTAGCATCTTCGGGCAGCTTCTTGAACCCATCGATCGGCGTCAATTCCAAGCAATTGTGGATCGCCACGACGGGGATGCGTACGACAAATCGTTCAGAAGCTGGGATCATCTGGTGGCGCTGATCTATGCCCAGTTCTGCGGCAGCAGCAGCTTGCGTGGCCTGGAAGCCGGCTGGAACGCCAACAGCCAGCATCATTATCACCTGGGCAGCGGTCCGTTGATGCGTTCGACCTTGTCGGATGCCAACAGACGGCGTCCGGTCGCCATCTTTGCCGAGGCGTTCGGTCTGGTGGCGAACCTGCTCGACAGGCAAATGCGGCGCGAGGGCGAAGCGATGCTGCGGCTGATCGACTCGACCCCCATTCCGCTCGGCAAACTGTGCGATTGGGCCAAGTCGAACGGGCGCATCCGCGGCATGAAGGTGCATGTCGTCTATGACCCGAAGACCGACTGTCCGCGCATCCTCGACATCACCGACGCCAACGTCAACGACGCCCAGGTCGGTCGCCAGATCACGATCGAAGCTGGAGCGACCTACGTGTTCGACAAGGGCTACTGCCATTATGGCTGGTGGACGGCGATCGCCGAAGCCGGATCGATCTTCGTGACGCGGCCCAAATCCAACATGAGGCTGGCGCTGCTGCGTGATCGCCCTATAGCCGAGCCGCAGGGCGACGGCTTCCTGGTTGTGGAAGACAGTGAGGTAAGCTTGGTCAGCAAGGCTGCTTGCAAGCTGCCGATGCGGCTGCGTCGCCTGCGCGTTCAGCGCGAAACGGGCGACACCATCACGCTTTTGACCAACGATCTGGAGCGCTCTGCCGTCGAGATTGGACGGCTTTACAAAGGCCGCTGGCACATCGAGCTTCTGTTCCGATGGATCAAGCAGCACCTCAAGATCCGCAAGTTCCTCGGCAACAACGGCAATGCAATCCGCCTGCAACTCTTTGCCGCAATGATCGCCTTTGCGCTGCTGCGCATTGTCGCGCGCACCCGCCGCGTCACTATTCCTATCTTGAGGTTCACAGAACTGGTCGCTCAATACTTGTTCGGGCGGCGGAAACTGCACACCATCGATAAGCCGCCACCGGTCAATCCAAGCCGACCAAGGGACCGAGCCTCTCCCAATCAGATGGCCTTCATTTATGAATAA
- a CDS encoding adenine phosphoribosyltransferase encodes MKPSLEDTLLAAIRTIPDYPKPGILFRDITTLLSNARAFRRAIDELVHPYAGQKVDKIAGIEARGFILGGAVAHQLSAGFVPIRKKGKLPYETVRVAYSLEYGLDEMEMHRDGVSPGEKVILVDDLIATGGTAEAAVKLLRQIGADIIAACFVIDLPDLGGRDKLEALGVPVRTLIGFEGH; translated from the coding sequence ATGAAACCTTCGCTCGAAGACACGCTGCTTGCCGCGATCCGCACCATTCCGGACTATCCCAAGCCGGGCATCCTGTTTCGCGACATCACGACGCTTTTAAGCAATGCGCGCGCCTTCCGCCGCGCCATCGACGAACTGGTGCATCCCTATGCCGGCCAGAAGGTCGACAAGATCGCCGGCATCGAGGCGCGTGGTTTCATCCTTGGCGGCGCCGTCGCCCACCAGCTCTCGGCCGGATTCGTGCCGATCCGCAAGAAGGGCAAGCTGCCTTACGAGACGGTGCGCGTCGCCTACAGCCTCGAATACGGGCTGGACGAGATGGAGATGCATAGGGATGGCGTGTCTCCGGGTGAGAAGGTGATCCTGGTCGACGACCTGATCGCCACCGGCGGCACGGCGGAGGCAGCGGTCAAGCTGCTGCGGCAGATCGGCGCCGACATTATCGCCGCCTGCTTCGTCATCGACCTGCCGGACCTCGGCGGCCGCGACAAGCTCGAGGCGCTCGGCGTGCCGGTCAGGACGCTGATCGGGTTCGAAGGGCATTGA
- the corA gene encoding magnesium/cobalt transporter CorA, with amino-acid sequence MIKAFVVDNDRLRLADDLLANSDQIVWADLVSPTKEEEAAIEAWLGVAIPTREEMEEIEISSRLYVENGAYFMTAILPAQTEADDPLMSPVTFVLAGNRLITVRYHEPKAFKTFPQRAEKVATGCTSGDTILIGLLEAIVDRLADILERAGRDIEAISRDIFQPSSTKASKRNRDFQELLKAIGRKEDIASSIRDSLISLQRLAGFLTHASTQTRMSKDIRARIKTLSRDVLSLADHATFLSQKINFLLDATLGMISIEQNAIIKIFSVAAVIFLPPTLVASIYGMNFNVMPELTWNFGYPFAIGLMILSAILPFWYFRRRGWL; translated from the coding sequence ATGATCAAGGCATTCGTCGTGGACAATGATCGCCTGCGCCTTGCCGACGATCTCCTGGCAAACAGCGACCAGATCGTCTGGGCCGATCTTGTGAGCCCGACAAAGGAAGAGGAAGCGGCCATCGAGGCCTGGCTCGGCGTTGCCATTCCGACGCGCGAGGAGATGGAGGAGATCGAGATTTCGAGCCGCCTCTATGTCGAGAACGGCGCCTATTTCATGACCGCCATTCTGCCGGCCCAGACCGAGGCCGACGATCCCCTGATGTCGCCGGTCACCTTCGTGCTGGCCGGCAACCGGCTGATCACCGTGCGCTACCACGAACCGAAGGCGTTCAAGACGTTTCCGCAGCGCGCCGAGAAGGTGGCGACCGGCTGCACCAGCGGCGACACCATCCTGATCGGCCTGCTGGAGGCGATCGTCGACCGCCTCGCCGACATTCTGGAGCGTGCCGGCCGCGACATCGAGGCGATCTCGCGCGATATCTTCCAGCCAAGCTCGACCAAGGCGTCGAAGCGCAATCGCGATTTTCAGGAATTGCTGAAAGCCATCGGCCGCAAGGAGGACATCGCCTCCTCGATCCGCGATAGCCTGATCTCGCTGCAGCGGCTCGCCGGCTTCCTCACCCACGCCTCGACCCAGACCAGGATGAGCAAGGACATCCGCGCGCGCATCAAGACCTTGTCGCGCGATGTGCTGTCGCTCGCCGACCACGCCACCTTCCTGTCGCAGAAGATCAACTTCCTGCTCGACGCGACGCTCGGCATGATCTCGATCGAGCAGAACGCCATCATCAAGATCTTCTCCGTCGCCGCGGTCATCTTCCTGCCGCCGACGCTGGTCGCCTCGATCTACGGCATGAATTTCAATGTCATGCCCGAACTGACCTGGAATTTTGGCTATCCTTTCGCCATCGGCTTGATGATCCTCTCGGCGATCCTGCCGTTCTGGTATTTCCGCCGCCGCGGCTGGTTGTAG
- a CDS encoding cupin domain-containing protein yields the protein MAHVIDRDKWAGTPDRWPDHWQGELQCGAYGSKSCLIFNYLPEIGGGPRLHMHPYCEIFIIRTGTGLFTVGDRQIEASAGQILIVPPNTPHKFTNLGPGPLETTDIHENSSFITEWLE from the coding sequence ATGGCGCATGTCATCGATCGCGACAAATGGGCCGGGACGCCCGACCGCTGGCCCGACCATTGGCAGGGCGAACTGCAGTGCGGCGCCTACGGCTCCAAAAGCTGCCTGATCTTCAACTATCTGCCGGAGATCGGCGGCGGCCCGCGGCTGCACATGCATCCCTATTGCGAGATTTTCATCATCCGCACGGGCACCGGGCTGTTCACCGTCGGCGACCGGCAGATCGAGGCGTCGGCCGGCCAGATCCTGATCGTGCCGCCGAACACGCCGCACAAATTCACCAATCTCGGCCCAGGCCCGCTGGAGACCACCGACATCCACGAAAACAGCAGCTTCATCACCGAATGGCTGGAGTAG
- a CDS encoding cytochrome c1 has translation MKTILTSLALLGFVLAGTAAATTVAIAQEEAHSEAAPTHFPIHEPKEMDWSFAGPFGTYDKAQLQRGLKVYKEVCAACHSMKLVAFRTLEDLGYSEAQVKALAAEYTINDGPNDAGEMFDRPGIPSDYFPSPYPNDQAAAAANGGAAPPDMSLLAKARGVERGFPRFVFDIFTQYAQGGPDYIHSLLTGYDEQPPAGMEIPEGTHYNPYFIAGVSLKMPNPLSDDQVTYDDGSPQTVDQYSRDVSAFLMWAAEPHLEDRKKTGFRVLVFLLLFGALVYLTKRKVWAGVAH, from the coding sequence ATGAAGACGATTCTCACCTCGCTGGCGCTGCTCGGCTTTGTGCTGGCAGGCACTGCGGCCGCGACCACCGTGGCAATCGCCCAGGAGGAGGCGCACAGCGAAGCCGCGCCGACGCATTTCCCGATACACGAGCCGAAGGAGATGGACTGGAGCTTCGCCGGGCCGTTCGGCACCTACGACAAGGCGCAGTTGCAGCGCGGGCTGAAGGTCTACAAGGAAGTCTGCGCCGCCTGTCATTCGATGAAATTGGTGGCGTTCCGCACCCTGGAAGACCTTGGCTATTCGGAAGCGCAGGTCAAGGCGCTGGCCGCCGAGTACACGATCAACGATGGCCCCAACGATGCCGGCGAGATGTTCGATCGTCCCGGCATACCGTCCGACTATTTCCCGTCGCCGTACCCCAACGATCAGGCAGCAGCGGCCGCCAATGGCGGAGCTGCCCCGCCCGATATGTCGCTGCTGGCCAAGGCGCGCGGCGTCGAGCGCGGCTTTCCGCGCTTCGTCTTCGACATCTTCACGCAATACGCCCAGGGCGGTCCCGACTACATCCACTCGCTGCTGACCGGCTATGACGAGCAGCCGCCGGCGGGCATGGAGATACCGGAAGGCACCCACTACAATCCGTACTTCATAGCCGGCGTCTCGCTGAAGATGCCCAACCCGCTATCCGACGATCAGGTGACCTATGACGACGGCTCGCCGCAGACGGTCGACCAGTATTCCCGCGACGTGTCGGCCTTCCTGATGTGGGCAGCCGAGCCGCATCTGGAAGACCGCAAGAAGACCGGCTTTCGCGTGCTGGTCTTCCTGTTGCTGTTCGGCGCGCTGGTCTATCTGACCAAGCGCAAGGTGTGGGCCGGCGTGGCGCACTGA
- a CDS encoding MaoC family dehydratase, whose protein sequence is MTGEQSRRTTWAYEDFVEGASLDLGTKLVSAAEIIEFAQEFDAQPMHLDEAAGRASILGGLAASGWHTCAMFMRMLCDAFLLDSTSQGAPGVDQVRWKRPVLAGDILSGNTTVLAKRLSRSKPQLGLVTMRSELFNQRGEGVFELENTVMFLARDAAQGRS, encoded by the coding sequence ATGACCGGAGAGCAATCCAGGCGAACGACGTGGGCCTATGAGGATTTCGTCGAGGGCGCCTCGCTCGACCTCGGCACGAAGCTGGTGAGTGCGGCCGAGATCATCGAATTCGCGCAGGAGTTCGATGCGCAGCCAATGCATCTCGACGAAGCGGCGGGCAGGGCCAGCATCCTTGGCGGGCTGGCGGCCTCCGGCTGGCACACCTGCGCGATGTTCATGCGCATGCTGTGCGACGCCTTCCTGCTGGACTCGACCTCGCAAGGCGCCCCTGGCGTCGACCAGGTCCGGTGGAAGCGGCCGGTGCTGGCCGGCGACATCTTGAGCGGCAACACCACCGTCCTTGCCAAGCGACTGTCCAGGTCCAAGCCTCAGCTCGGCCTCGTCACCATGCGCAGCGAGCTTTTCAACCAGCGTGGCGAAGGCGTCTTCGAGCTCGAGAACACGGTCATGTTCCTCGCCCGTGATGCCGCACAGGGCCGATCATGA
- the ychF gene encoding redox-regulated ATPase YchF, giving the protein MGFKCGIVGLPNVGKSTLFNALTRTAAAQAANYPFCTIEPNTGEVAVPDPRLQKIAAIGKSKEIIPTRISFVDIAGLVRGASKGEGLGNQFLANIREVDAIVHVLRCFEDDDITHVEGRIDPVADAETVETELMLADLDSLERRIVQFRKRASGKDKEALTVLPMMEAALELLQAGKPARILLKNISAEDLRILQGLNLLTSHPVLYVCNVAETDAATGNAHTKAVEQMAAAQGARTVVISAAIEAEVAQLSDEEEMEFLATLGLEEPGLNKVIRAGYELLQLITYFTVGPKETRAWTVHKGARAPQAAGVIHTDFERGFIRAQTIAYNDFVTLGGEVAAKEAGKARDEGKEYVVQDGDIMLFKFNT; this is encoded by the coding sequence ATGGGTTTCAAATGCGGCATCGTTGGCTTGCCCAACGTCGGCAAGTCGACGCTTTTCAACGCGCTGACCAGGACGGCGGCGGCGCAGGCCGCCAACTATCCGTTCTGCACCATCGAACCGAACACCGGCGAAGTGGCGGTGCCCGACCCGCGCCTGCAAAAGATCGCGGCGATCGGCAAGTCGAAGGAGATCATCCCGACCCGCATCTCCTTCGTCGACATCGCCGGCCTGGTGCGCGGCGCCTCGAAAGGCGAAGGGCTGGGCAACCAGTTCCTGGCCAATATCCGCGAGGTCGACGCCATCGTCCATGTGCTGCGCTGTTTCGAGGATGATGACATCACCCATGTCGAGGGCCGCATCGATCCCGTCGCCGATGCCGAGACCGTCGAGACTGAGCTGATGCTCGCCGATCTCGACAGCCTCGAGCGCCGCATCGTGCAGTTCCGCAAGCGCGCTTCCGGCAAGGACAAGGAGGCGCTGACCGTGCTTCCGATGATGGAAGCCGCTCTTGAACTGCTGCAGGCCGGCAAGCCGGCCCGCATCCTGCTCAAAAATATCTCCGCCGAGGATCTGCGCATCCTGCAGGGGCTGAACCTGCTGACATCGCACCCAGTGCTCTATGTCTGCAACGTCGCCGAGACCGATGCTGCCACCGGCAACGCGCACACCAAAGCGGTCGAGCAGATGGCTGCCGCGCAAGGCGCCCGCACCGTGGTGATTTCCGCGGCGATCGAAGCCGAGGTCGCGCAGCTCAGCGACGAAGAGGAGATGGAATTTTTGGCAACGCTGGGCCTTGAGGAACCTGGCTTGAACAAGGTCATCCGCGCCGGCTACGAGTTGCTGCAGCTCATCACCTATTTCACCGTCGGGCCGAAGGAGACGCGCGCCTGGACCGTGCACAAGGGCGCCAGGGCGCCACAGGCGGCAGGCGTCATCCACACCGATTTCGAGCGCGGCTTCATCCGTGCCCAGACCATCGCCTACAACGACTTCGTCACGCTCGGCGGCGAAGTGGCGGCCAAGGAAGCCGGCAAGGCGCGCGACGAAGGCAAGGAATATGTCGTCCAGGACGGCGATATCATGCTGTTCAAGTTCAACACCTGA
- the petA gene encoding ubiquinol-cytochrome c reductase iron-sulfur subunit has product MSATDIQDPNRRDFLYVATGMAAVVGAGAVAWPFIDQMRPDASTLALASVEVDVSSLTPGTSLVVKWRGKPVVVRNRTEKEMKDGQAVNLAELKDPLARNANLPADAPATDANRTTPGKEAWMVMVQVCTHLGCIPLGQEGEFGGWFCPCHGSTYDTAGRVRGGPAPENMSVPVFQFISDTKIRIG; this is encoded by the coding sequence GTGAGCGCAACCGACATCCAGGATCCCAACCGCCGTGATTTTCTCTACGTCGCCACTGGCATGGCTGCGGTGGTCGGCGCGGGTGCCGTCGCCTGGCCGTTCATCGACCAGATGCGCCCGGATGCCTCGACGCTGGCGCTGGCCTCGGTCGAGGTCGACGTCTCCTCGCTGACGCCGGGAACGTCGCTTGTGGTGAAATGGCGCGGCAAACCGGTGGTGGTGCGCAACCGCACCGAAAAAGAGATGAAGGACGGCCAGGCGGTCAATCTGGCCGAGCTCAAGGATCCGCTCGCCCGCAACGCCAATCTGCCGGCCGATGCGCCGGCGACGGACGCCAACCGCACCACGCCGGGCAAGGAGGCCTGGATGGTGATGGTCCAGGTCTGCACCCATCTCGGCTGCATTCCGCTCGGCCAGGAAGGCGAGTTCGGCGGCTGGTTCTGCCCGTGCCACGGTTCGACATACGACACCGCCGGCCGCGTCCGCGGCGGACCGGCGCCGGAGAACATGTCGGTGCCGGTATTCCAGTTCATTTCCGACACCAAGATCCGTATCGGCTGA
- a CDS encoding 50S ribosomal protein L25/general stress protein Ctc: MSDTYELKAEAREQVGKGSARAVRRNGKVPAVIYGDKQPPLAIALTYKDIYYKIHGGGFLTTIATIDVDGKKIQVLPKDYQLDPVRDFPVHVDFLRIGKDTEVNVDVPVHFINEDKSPGIKRGGVLNIVRHEVEFHCPANAIPEFITVDLTGTDIGDSIHISAVKLPAGVKPVISDRDFTIATIAGSSAMKPEAAEETAEAAEPEEAPADEEK, translated from the coding sequence ATGAGCGATACTTACGAGCTCAAGGCCGAAGCGCGCGAACAGGTCGGTAAGGGGTCCGCCCGTGCAGTTCGCCGTAACGGTAAAGTGCCTGCAGTAATCTACGGTGACAAGCAGCCTCCCCTGGCAATTGCGCTGACCTACAAGGACATCTACTACAAGATCCATGGCGGCGGGTTCCTCACCACGATCGCCACGATCGATGTCGACGGCAAGAAGATCCAGGTCCTGCCCAAGGACTACCAGCTCGACCCAGTCAGGGATTTCCCGGTCCATGTCGACTTCCTGCGCATCGGCAAGGACACCGAAGTCAATGTCGACGTGCCGGTCCACTTCATCAACGAGGACAAGTCGCCCGGCATCAAGCGCGGCGGCGTTCTCAACATCGTGCGTCATGAAGTCGAGTTCCATTGCCCGGCCAATGCGATCCCGGAATTCATCACCGTCGATCTCACAGGCACCGACATCGGCGATTCGATCCACATCTCGGCGGTCAAGCTGCCGGCCGGCGTCAAGCCGGTGATCTCCGACCGCGACTTCACCATCGCGACCATTGCCGGCTCCTCGGCGATGAAGCCGGAGGCGGCAGAAGAGACGGCCGAAGCGGCGGAACCTGAAGAGGCTCCAGCCGACGAAGAGAAGTAA